GTGCTCTCGATACTGTACTGTGGAAATTCTGGGCCGCAAGGGCGAGGCGTTGGGCAAGAATCTGGACTACGTAGTGGGTGCGTTGGTGCTATTCTGGGATGCGGTGTAGATGAGATTGGATGAGTGGGTGTTGGGTTCTGTGACGTGGTAATGTACTTGAGGGTTGTTGGTTCTTGTGCTAATGTACATGAAATGGAGACTGAAACTGGAGCTGCGCAGTGAAGGAATTTGAGAAAAATTCAAGACAATATTTATTAATTCATTGCCATCCATCTGCATGAAAACTGCCCTTTTTCATATTTGTGGTTTGAAGCCGAGGTTCCGAACTACAGGTCAATTTCCCTGGTGCACGACTCGAGTACAGGGTATTGTTAACTGCAACCAGTCTTTTAACTTTAGAGTTACAGTAGATCTCTCGTCTGGGGTTTTGGTATATTCTAAAGAGTGAGATTATAAGTGACAGCATAAAAACTGCCCATTTACTCGCATTTGTAACGTTGCcgcatcatatcccaatgcgGAAAGTACCCTTTTTCATCTCTCTCCCGTCTGTTCCCGTTCAAGCTGAGCTGAGGCGTTCGTGCCAATCACATCACGTGATGCCAGCCATTTCATCACAGCCCACGCTCCcgtctcgacaacctcaatAACTAGTCTGCGCCCTGAGCCCTGAGCATGCTTACCCGCCGCTGCTGACGACCTGCAGCTCAAATCCTCCAAGCCTCAAATCAGAAAAATCTCCGGCAGCTGAGTTCTCCGAGATGCCCGCGTGTCATGGTTGCCGAGTGCGCAAGGTCAAATGTGACGACGGGCAGCCCTGCTCCCCCTGCCGGCAGTTCGACGTCCAGTGCGTTAGGTCCACGGGGCCGAGGAAGCGCAAGAACCCGCAGCGAGGCCGCCTGGTGGCTCAGATCAGGGGGGAGAATCCCCTGCCGTCCTCGCCGACCTCCTCCGTGTCCCCATCTGCCACGGCCGTCCAGCCCCCGACCTCGGGCCATGATTGGGCCGGAAGTGGCAGCAGTCCCGGGTCGCACTCGGGCCCGGCGTCGGAGGTCTACACGCCGGGCTTCTTCACCGCCCTACTACCAGAGTTTGAGAAGGTCGTCTACCCTTTCAGCCCCGCTGTCACTCCCGAGGACATGGTCGCCGCCATTTCTATGATGCACAGTAGCCCCGAGGACGCCGCCTTGGTCTACGCCTATGGAGCTGTGACAACGTTTCTGTCTCAAACGGCAGACCACACGCATGGGAGCGTGGCGGCGCAAATAAACGACCTCATCTATCATGGCTTGGAGGCACATCACCGAGCCGGGCAGGGCACACATGTCACTGGGCGCTTGGATGAATTCTTGCCTGTGAGTATCAAGCGCATCATGACATGCATCTACCTCGAGATCGCCACCATGGGCCTCAGCCGTCTCGATCGCAGCTTCAACTTTATCCGCGAAGCCATCTCAATGGTCCAGACACTGGAGATGCACCAGCGGGACATGCGAGACTCAAGTCAGTTGCCTTACGACCCGGTACGCTTTCAGCAAGTCTACTGGGAGGCTTATATCCATGAACGATTCCTTGGCATCTCTGGATATCCATGCATTCTTCCTCCACTCCGGACAGGTCTTTCAACAGCAGACAGTTGCACGCCGGAACACATCCGGGCCGGCTTCAATTGCTTGATAGACCTCTTTCTGATACTGGACGAGACATTCCTCTCGTATTGGCAATCACAACGAGGGGCGATAGGTGGACTGACGGTGCAATGGATCGAGAGTAAGCAGGTTCAGCTTGACCAAGCTGAGATGAACGCGGCAACCGCCGAGGCGAAGCTGAGCGGTTCTGGGCAGCCTGGCTTCACCGAGCTACAACGGGCAGACCTTTTCATCACCAGACTCTGGCTACGGACTTTACTCTGGCAACTCGCCCTCTCGCAGGGGCTACTCCGGTCAGGGCCTTCAGATATGACACATGAAGGGCTATCGCTGCAATTCCCGGCGTCACGGCTGTCGATCCAACTTCGCAACCTGGTCAGCCGGCTAAATAGCATCGTAAGTATAGCGACGCAGGGCAGCGGCATCATACAGAAGCTCTTTGAGATTGCGAGCACTATCGCAGACGTGCTGGCGCTGCCGGCGTCTTCTCACGACGAGTCAGAGGGCGGGTTCAAGTCACACGTCAAAGACTTTCTCTACGTGGTGAATTTTCTGCTCAACCTTGATGGGATGCGGGAGAATCAGAGGGAGTACCTCCGAGAAAAGTATCGCATGCTGCAGCCATTGCATGAGAGGGATGAGCTGGGTGGTGTGCTGGCTCCTGTGGAGGAGACGGGGAGGCTATGTTGACCTTTTCTTGACGAGGCGAAGTCGCGGGAAGGCTTTCAATGGGGGCTGGCACCTTGTTTACTGTATATAGGTAGTAATGTCAAACTGTTAGGTCATGCGTGTTGTGGACGACACTGGGGGGGTCACGAGGTTTGTTGGGAAAGGGGGTTAACTTCAACATGTAACTACTCCgcttcatggccaaggcgatGAAATTCTTGTTTACTGACCTAAGGCAGGTACTCGAGGGAAAGAAGTATGTAAGAAGGGAATCGGGGTTAAGTCAAGCGTTCGTTGAGCAACAGGAAGCGCACTTTGACTGCAAGTGCTGCGAAAGAAGGTGAACAGAACTTCAGGGGGGCACGGCATTACTCTCAGGTATCAACGCCGTGAAGAGCTGGGAAGGTAGAGGCTTAGGGACGATATCGTGCTCTTTTACTTTGTCAAGGTGTGTTGGGAAATAGTCTTTAGGCTCCTTGCGTGGAGGCCGAGATGTTACTTGGATAACATCAAGATAAGTTTTCACGAAAAGCCAACTCCCTTGACTCACAGAACGAGCCTGAATGACCGAGAACAAAATAGGTATTTACATGAAGGCCATCACATCTTTGTTTACAGTCCAACTTCTCAACTACGCATCCATTCACATCCACTGCTTTCCCACTTCTCATCTCTGACCCACGTACGATTCAAACAACAACGAGATATCTGATAACTCAGAAGCAACTTGTCAACGAGATGGCTACACACATGAACATGGAAGATCTGAACAGCCTGCACCGCAAGGCTGCAGAGCTCAACCAGAGACCTCACGATGCAACCTGTGTAGACCACCATGCACACCAGCCTACACATCGACCTAGACACCAACGAGACGAGATTCCCAAGCGGCGAGCAAGCCCCACAACACTTGACGAGTACTTGACTGCCTGCCATGAACTCATCTTTTCCGGGTTCGCCGTGGAAACAGATACACGAGAACTCTCGTTGGGCTACGCGGACATGCCACAGGACAAGCCCTGTCCTAAGCTGAAGCCCTGGGCCGACTTTATCAACCAGCAGAGACTCACCTTTGGCAAACTCTACGACGCACTCGGATCTGAGACTCGAGTCTTTGAGAACAGAGATGTCATGGAGCGTCTTTGGAAGGGACGCTCCCCGAGGAAGCCGATTGGAGACGAAACATTTTTTCGGTTCTTCATGCGTGACAGCCTCGAGAAGCCGgttgccgccatcatctcaGAGCTTGCAAAGATTGAAAAGATCCGAGAGGCATTTGATATTGGAGACGGTGTCGACTTTGAGGATAGGCAAGACTTTGTCATCGATGCTTTTGGGGCAGCCTACGATAGGCGTATGTCATTCCCATGCACCCCTGGCAGCTCCGTCGACCAGCCATCTGTGCAGCAAGAGATAGTTTGCGTCGTCGACTGGGTGCTGCCTCACATGCTGACTGCTTCTCGTCTTCGTGTTGGTCTTCGTGAAATGGACGTCTACGAGGAGGTGGTGAACCGGGAGTCGATGCTGCCGGCTTGTCAATATTCGACTGCGCGGTTCCGGTATCACGCAGAGAAGCTGACGGCGTGTGCTCTTACGGATGCGTATGGCCAGATGATTGAAGAGGGTCTCGAGTATGGACTTGTCACCACGGGAGAGGCTACGGTATTTCTCAAGCTTGATTGGGATGAGCCTGGGGCCCTCTACTATCATCTGGCCGAGTTTGGACCTGAGGTGTCTGCTCATCCATCTAACGCTCCGATCTGCACTGCCGTGGGTCAGCACCTGGCATTTACCCTCATGCTTCTTGGGCAGCAAGGTCGACGCAGTTTAGAGGAGCGAAGGAAGGCTACTGTCGGTTTGAGGACATGGAAGGCTGACTTTGTGGGCATTTGGCGGTCTATCCCAGAGTCAGAACGATGGGCGTCGCCGGAGGCTTGTCCTAAGTCAACCAGGTATGAAGGCATTGATCGGTCGCCAAACTTCTCAGAGTCcgaggagattgacgagaCACTGCCGAGCAAGGATGAAAACCTGGAGCCGTCTGAGGACGAATCGACATCATCGTGGCAAGATGTTGGCGATTGGAGAGACCTGTACTCCGATACTTAAATTGGTGTTGGGCAAAGAAGGACCGTTTTATATTGCCGTTCTAAGGTGTATGGGAGTCAAGATCTTTGTTTTGTATGAATTCCTGTTCCGTTGTGTTGTGTTCATTGCTTGGTGAATATTTGGGTTCGTCGTTGTGAGTTGTATTTCGAACGCAACCAGTTTGTGATCTTGATTATTCGTTGAGTTGTCATTTGAGTTTTCTGGTGCCCATTAATAGACCAAGAATACAATTACGGCATGATCAACATCTCCATTATTGCTAGGTTTATACTCACGATGTttgagatgaggttgagctgAATGATTTTCGTGGTTGACTTTGCTTAGCTCATCTTCGAAGAAGAGTTTTCCACTGGCTTCAACTCTTTCACTCCGATCGCTACCCTACACCTTGACAACTCTCAATCACAGCAATGCATTACCAACCCGTCGCCGAAATGGTCGACGACGCTTACATCGGCCGTCCTCAAGAGGAGCTTCAGGTTGAGCCTGCAGCCTCCAATGATGCTCTGGATGACGTCTTTGGGTCGGGCCCCTCATCGCCGACGGCGGAGCATCATGATGAGTCGGTCTCTCACCCCTCCGACATCAACAGGTTGCAAACGGAGCACACGACAGCAGGCTACCGAGAAGGAATCACTGTCTCAAAAGAAAAGAGTCTACAGGAGGGCTTTGATGAAGGCTTCAGTCTAGGCGCGACCGTGGGACTCAAGGCCGGCCAGCTCCTCGGCGTACTAGAAGGCATCGCCGAAGCAGCACGCACGCCCGAAACCACCGAGCTCCTCCGCCAAGCCCGCGAAGACCTGAGTGTAAAGGGCGTATTCAAAGCCGACTACTGGGCCGAGGACGGCAACTGGAAGTACGAAGTCAAGGCCGATGGCGACGACGTTGTGTTTGCGGACGTGGCGGACGCGCACCCGCTGATCAAAAAGTGGACGACTGCCGTGGACGAGCAGGTGGCGCTGTGGAGGATCGACAGGGGcgtcttggatgatgagacGGGGGAGAGGCTTGAGGGTGTCATGGATGAGCCGCTTGTCTCGGCTGGTGCGCCGGCGACTAAGAAGCCACTCGAttggtgaggttgagacTGTGACTGGATATTCTATCACGAGGAACTATCGCTtcgagggaggagaagaggataGAGGCGAAGAGCAGGAGTAGATTGGGTATGTTGACTGTTCTTCAAGACGACGGCGATGCTGACATTTGAACAGACTGGGCCATCTGACTTGGGGTCTTGCAGTTGAAGCCACGAGCAAGAACCCTCGGAATCACAAGCTAGGGTTATGATTTCCACGATTGAATCTCGGATGAGCGTCTAGAGATGGCAAAGAGTTGCCGTGTTGCGGCTCCCTGGCAATCCGGCGTGGAGTTGAACGTCAGCAAGGGGAAATAGATCGGAAACTAAAGCCATGAAACAAAAGAGCAATTCATGTCTTGCAAAGGCACATTGCTCTAACCATTTACAATCCCGTTTCCCCCTCTTTTCCCGTCAAACATGTTTCGCATGCGAACTCGGATCTTAGACATCCCCATAACCGGGTTGTGCTATCCATGTCCCAAAAGCAACTTCAAGTCGATGTGTAACAAACCGTGACGGGACGGCAGGAACCCCTACATGATGCCGTGTATTGCTCTCGGAATAGCTACTCGAACACGCCGAGTAATTTCGTTGACATGGTACCGTCCGACAAGAACCGCAATTACTATCCTTTCTACTTGATTGTGCCCAGCATTGGGACCACTACTACGGAAATAAATgcaaagatgccatcatcgtgTCTCTCATCGCCCCAAGTCCCGATCCAAGACATGCAGCAAACCCAACTCGGGCCTTTTATGTCAAGCGTCTACTTGCTTTTTCGCTCAGGCACTACCCCTCTAGTTTCAAGGCGGACAATCTCATTGTTTCAATGGTTCATCAGACATTGTTCCGGCTGAGAATAGTTGCAAGGCGAGTTGATTGGTTTCTTGCGTTAACGGTTGCTTTTCTAGAGGCGGCGCAACTGGATAATCTGAGATGCCGTCATTTTATGAATCGGACCGCTTTGTTTTTCATGTCTCTTGTTTGGTAATATTCTCAGATGTGATGCTTTAGGAACACTGAGAGCTACAACGATGGACTCCACGAATGGAGAGAAACTGAAGATAAAACACcacctcttccctctccatTCTCGattcttcatcctcatcactTCTTGTATTCACCTTCCCACCTGTTCATAACAGAGTCACTCGTTTGACGTGCCATTCTCTTGTACACAAAAAATCAACATACACTCGCTCTACTAGCAACAATGAAGTACAACGCCTTCGCCCTCCCTGCCCTCGCGGCCACCGCCGAGGCTCTGCTGTCCCTCAACGCGGACATCAAGCTGCCCTTGGGCATCGAGTTGCCCATCAATCTTGACATTGGCCCTAAGGGTAACCCTCCCGAGGACTGCATCGATGTCTGGCACCCTCCTCACCATGGCGTTGACATGGATGGCTGtgaccatgatgacgatgatggttGGCACTGGGTTCACCCCGGAAAGCCCAATCATCCCGGCCAGGGCGAGTATGTCTGGACTACCAAGACTATCACTCATGTCAACACCGTCGTTGACTGCCCGACCAATGTCCCTCACTGCCCTGGTCGCTACGCCTCGGTCGTGGTCCCTGAGACGACCACCATCTACCCCGTTCCTGTCAAGACGGGTTACACGGGTCcaggcaaggacaaggtataccctcaacctcaccagACCAAGGGATACCCTCAGCCTACTCAGGCAAAGGTCTATCCCCAGCCTGAGAAGCCCGTCACGTACCCTCAGCACACCGAATCCAATGGCTACGAGCCAGCTGCCCCATACTACCCCCCTGCTGAGACGGATGATTGTCCCGAGTCTGTCGAAACCGAGGTTTATCATCAGCCTAGCAAGAACACCGGATACCCTTACTCTGGACAAGGAAACGCTTATCCTCAGCCAAGGAGCTACGAGTACCCCGTGCCTGGCGAGACGGACGAGTACCCTGAGCCTGCCGAGACTGAGGAGTACCCCCAGCCTGCTGTGACCAGCGAGATCGAAGAGTACCCCGAGCCCCAAGAAACTGAGGAGTACCACGAGCCCGAGGAGACGGCTGAGTACCCTGAGCCTGTTGACACGGAGTATCCTGAGCCCAGCGAGACCAACGAATACCCTGAGCCTACCAAGGGCTACCCCGTGACTTCTGAGGAGCCCATCTACCCTCACCCCGCCGAGACTACTCCTTGCCCGTCCGACAAGGCGACCAAGCCCGTCTACAGCTCTCCTCAGCCCCCCGCCGAGACCTCTGCCGAGCCTGAGCACCCTACCTACGAGAAGCCCGGATACACTGCTGAGGAGACCTCTACTCCCGTTGAGCACCCCGTGTACACCAAGTCTGTCCCTGCTGAGAAGCCCACTTATCCTGCCGTCGAGACGCCTGTGTACACCCCCGAGCAGCCTGCCCCTACCGGCGACAAGCCTGGTTACGTCCCTGAGGCCCCTGAGACTCCTTCTGGCGAGGAGACTTACACTCCTCCCGCTGGACAGCCCGAGTACCCCATccacccttctccttctgccGAGACTGGTGCctaccctcctcctcctcccggcAGCCCTACTACTGAGGTTCCCGTCTACTGCCCCGGCCCTGGCTGCCCCGCACCCACCACTGTTGGCACCATCAAGACTCCTGGCTACGCTACCCCTACTGCGCCCGTTGTCGTCGGTGCTGCCGTTCGAAGCGGTTACGGTATCGCTGGAGCTGttgccgtcgctgctgccgccgctgtTGCTCTCTTCTAGACATGTTTATATTTCGACCTGTGTGAATTTTCTCAAGATTTCATGCGCATGACAGTAATGGTTGTAGGAAATGATGGCGATGCGATCTGAGAGACATTTTGATGTGGTTTaattctcttcttctggcgTCCCGTTCTCGGGATCGATTCTTATACTTAGTCTTGATACATAATTCATTCTCATTTGTAATTCTATCCCTGCTCCCAAGTGTTAGATATGCGATTCTTCTTTCGTGCCAGACCACTTACCCTTCCCCTAACCCAGAGCCCTGGATCGGTGCGTTTTTGACTGGTTCCCCTGACCCGACATTTCTTGAGATACTGGTCTTTTAAAAGACTTTCGACGCGTATTCGGGTCTACATATGCCGCAACGTCTTTGGCTGGACAATGTGCCCATCCTTCGTGCCTTGATGCATCCGCCTTTGAAGTTCTGCTTATAGTTCATGGCATCATACAATGGTCTCAACCATTGACATACTCTTGTAGCTGCCTGGTGACATCCTCGATACGATCATACTTGCCATACAGCTCCTTGGTCGTTTCCCAATCACGACCTTCTCTGCCAAACATGATAAGCTTGACCACcctgccatcatcgtccaTCACGACTCTACCGCTGCGGTCGTCGGCCCAGGAAAAGCGGATCTGCTTGGCTTCGATATCGGCAatgccgacctcgacaaTATCGTCTGGCATAATATCCTCGGCCGTCTTGTCGTGTAGGCCGAGGCTTCGTCTTAAATCGGCTGATACACCGAGTCGGTTATGGTACCGCACAATCTCTCTTCTGAGTGTCCTCACGAAACGGTCTAGATCCTGCTTTGGAGGATTGTCGCTCTCGGGTCGCGGCGCTGGAAGGTGACGGGTGGCTAGACCGGAGAGTGGTATCGAGGGAGGGAGGGTGTGGCGGTGAATGCGCAGGTTTTTGGAGTTGAAGTACGGTCTGTTGAGCATGACGTAGTAGGGTCGCAGGAACTGGCCCTTGGACATGACTTCGAAGCGCAAACCGAGGACGTGGCCGCCATCAACCGCATTGGGATCAGGGTCGTGGACCTTGAAGGAGGTAACGGAGCTGCATATGCGATAGAGACATTGTTGATT
This window of the Fusarium keratoplasticum isolate Fu6.1 chromosome 3, whole genome shotgun sequence genome carries:
- a CDS encoding Zn(2)-C6 fungal-type domain-containing protein, with the translated sequence MPACHGCRVRKVKCDDGQPCSPCRQFDVQCVRSTGPRKRKNPQRGRLVAQIRGENPLPSSPTSSVSPSATAVQPPTSGHDWAGSGSSPGSHSGPASEVYTPGFFTALLPEFEKVVYPFSPAVTPEDMVAAISMMHSSPEDAALVYAYGAVTTFLSQTADHTHGSVAAQINDLIYHGLEAHHRAGQGTHVTGRLDEFLPVSIKRIMTCIYLEIATMGLSRLDRSFNFIREAISMVQTLEMHQRDMRDSSQLPYDPVRFQQVYWEAYIHERFLGISGYPCILPPLRTGLSTADSCTPEHIRAGFNCLIDLFLILDETFLSYWQSQRGAIGGLTVQWIESKQVQLDQAEMNAATAEAKLSGSGQPGFTELQRADLFITRLWLRTLLWQLALSQGLLRSGPSDMTHEGLSLQFPASRLSIQLRNLVSRLNSIVSIATQGSGIIQKLFEIASTIADVLALPASSHDESEGGFKSHVKDFLYVVNFLLNLDGMRENQREYLREKYRMLQPLHERDELGGVLAPVEETGRLC
- a CDS encoding Protein YAE1, translating into MHYQPVAEMVDDAYIGRPQEELQVEPAASNDALDDVFGSGPSSPTAEHHDESVSHPSDINRLQTEHTTAGYREGITVSKEKSLQEGFDEGFSLGATVGLKAGQLLGVLEGIAEAARTPETTELLRQAREDLSVKGVFKADYWAEDGNWKYEVKADGDDVVFADVADAHPLIKKWTTAVDEQVALWRIDRGVLDDETGERLEGVMDEPLVSAGAPATKKPLDW